aattttgccctcaaaatttaaCATGCGCATAAGAAGTTATAGTATTATCTAACACAAACAAAACCATAGTGTGGTACTCACCTCGAGTGGAAGAATTATATGCATTAGTGTTGCCAGCAGTTACGGTAAAAACCCTTCCTTGTTGTTGTGGCCTAGCTGGATTTCAAACAAACCTTTTTGGGCAATTCCTCGATATATGTCCATACTCTCCGCAAGAGAAACAAGTGTGTGTCCCATATCTACAAGCTCTATTACCATGATCCTTCCCACACCTTGAGCATACTGAATTATCCTGAGTTTGCTGAGATTGACCTCCTTCTTCCTCTCCCAGATTATTGTTGTCGTAGTTGCCATTGTTACGAGCGAGAAAGTTACCATTTTGTTGATTCCTATTTTGGTGATCGAACTGACCATTGAACTTAAAGTTACGACCTTGAGGGGCGAGATATTGAATAATGTCTCTTCCTAAGGCTTCCCTACGATCTGCTCGAGCTATCGCCACCTTTTTCGAACATTCTTCCACTAGTTTACTTTTATTCACCAGTTCAGCAAAATTTCGTATCTCTAATGGAACTACTGAACTCATCAGATCCTCACGAAGGCCCCCTTCAAACTTCAAACACTTCCATTCTTCAAAGTCAGTAAGATTCCCTTGACAAATCTTGGAGAAACGGCACAAGTCATCAAACTTACGGGCATATTCTGCAATAGTTGTGTTACCCTGTTTCAGTTGCATAAGTTCCATCTCCTTAGCATCACGAGCTGCCCTCGGAAAATACTTCTTATAAAATTCATCCTTAAAAGTATCCCAAGGGATATCACCTTCATCTTGTTGCAACAGTTGCTGTATCCCCTGCCACCAATGCTCAGCTTCTCCTTCCAGCATATAAGTAGCGAACTACACGTGTTGACCTTCCGGAACATGCTTTGCTCGTAGTGATCGCTCGATACCTCGGAACCAGTTGTCAGCATCAGTCGCAACGAGTGTACctttgaacttaggtggatttaCTTTCAAAAAAGTAGCAAGGGTCATGGGTTAATCAAGATGCGTTGAATCAGCCTCGTTGTTTCCATTATCCATCACCGTTTTCATTTCGGTTTTCATTTCTCACTCCGAGATGCTCAACAGCCCTAGCAGCAGCCATCGCAGCCTCACGCACTGCCTCAGCTACAATGTTCATCGTAGCCATAAAGGTTTCCTGTTCTCTCTCTCGGTTATCACTAGGGGTTCCTTCCCGCGCACTCCGTCTCCGTGGTCTCATTGTAGTcctgttcacaccaaacaatcgttattaaggtgatcagtcttaacaCTTCAAGTCAAGTATGAACATTCCCAGAATGAAAACACAGAGACAATCATGCAACACATATCACATAGATATCCTATAAGCATGAGACACAcaacagagtatgcaatgaagcatagtcaATCCACTCCCCAGGCTCTATTGGGAACGatctgctctgataccaaattataacgacccaattttcagtACGCCTAGGACACACCggaaactgagcgctaccaatttgtcttcctagttattatctattatttatcatatgagcctgattcattgttaaaagcgtagttaATTTGCGAGgtgtatttttttgaaaacgtttggattaataaacataatcatttataatcaattcacaaataataacAGAGAAAACAGTTATAAGCAACCACACATAATTACATCACAAGCAGCTAACAACATTTAGTGATccagcctttattagagtatagactt
This portion of the Arachis duranensis cultivar V14167 chromosome 6, aradu.V14167.gnm2.J7QH, whole genome shotgun sequence genome encodes:
- the LOC127748456 gene encoding uncharacterized protein LOC127748456 yields the protein MLEGEAEHWWQGIQQLLQQDEGDIPWDTFKDEFYKKYFPRAARDAKEMELMQLKQGNTTIAEYARKFDDLCRFSKICQGNLTDFEEWKCLKFEGGLREDLMSSVVPLEIRNFAELVNKSKLVEECSKKVAIARADRREALGRDIIQYLAPQGRNFKFNGQFDHQNRNQQNGNFLARNNGNYDNNNLGEEEGGQSQQTQDNSVCSRCGKDHGNRACRYGTHTCFSCGEYGHISRNCPKRFV